Proteins found in one Subtercola endophyticus genomic segment:
- a CDS encoding DEAD/DEAH box helicase — protein sequence MPSSKPPIGTSAAEHLSPSFPERAAWGTAGKLRAWQQEALDAYFLHEPRDFLAAATPGAGKTTFALRLAAELLARNTIDRITVVAPTEHLKKQWADAADRAGIRLDPMFKNSHGRHARHYHGAAVTYAQVAVRAELHRDITLSGRTLVILDEVHHGGDALSWGDAIREAFEPATRRLSLTGTPFRSDTAPIPFVAYLPDEHGIRLSQTDYNYGYGRALADGVVRPVIFMVYAGHMRWRDGAGEEMEARLGEGNTKDITSQAWRTALDPKGEWIPAVLKAADRRLSEVRHSIPDAGGLVIATDHYAARAYAELLENISGQPVTVVLSDEKEASDRIEEFSNSTRRWMVAVRMVSEGVDIPRLSVGVYATSAATPLYFAQAIGRFVRARRRGETASIFLPNVPSLMALAGAMELERDHALDRRETGDPEIDMFAPEEDMMDAANREEKASDALQQEFSFEAISSHATFDRVVYENSEFGAEAIVGSDEELDFIGIPGLLEPDQVRELLAHRQQRQAKRKHEPGYVAPVGETPDAAPAAPLYRTLKEQRSLLNSVVGIWSKISGEPHGLIHAELRRVCGGPAVAQASFTQLQARIALVRKWMGTH from the coding sequence GTGCCTTCTTCTAAGCCCCCGATCGGAACCTCGGCGGCCGAGCATCTCTCGCCCTCGTTCCCCGAACGAGCCGCCTGGGGTACCGCCGGAAAGCTCCGCGCCTGGCAGCAAGAGGCGCTCGACGCGTACTTCTTGCACGAACCGCGCGACTTTCTCGCGGCGGCCACACCCGGCGCCGGAAAGACCACCTTCGCGCTGCGCCTCGCCGCCGAACTGCTGGCCCGAAACACCATCGACCGCATCACCGTCGTCGCGCCCACCGAGCACCTGAAGAAGCAGTGGGCTGACGCGGCCGATCGGGCGGGCATCCGTCTCGATCCGATGTTCAAGAACAGTCACGGCCGGCATGCGCGGCACTACCACGGCGCAGCCGTGACCTACGCCCAGGTCGCCGTGAGGGCCGAGCTGCACCGCGACATCACGCTGAGCGGCCGCACGCTGGTCATTCTCGACGAGGTGCACCACGGCGGCGACGCGCTCAGCTGGGGCGACGCGATTCGCGAGGCGTTCGAACCCGCGACCCGGCGGCTGTCGCTGACGGGAACCCCGTTCCGCAGCGACACGGCACCGATTCCGTTCGTCGCGTATCTGCCCGACGAGCACGGAATCCGGCTCTCGCAGACCGACTACAACTACGGCTACGGTCGCGCTCTCGCCGACGGCGTGGTTCGGCCCGTCATCTTCATGGTCTATGCGGGCCACATGCGTTGGCGCGACGGCGCGGGCGAAGAGATGGAGGCGCGGCTCGGCGAGGGCAACACCAAAGACATCACCTCGCAGGCCTGGCGCACGGCACTCGACCCGAAAGGCGAGTGGATTCCGGCCGTACTGAAGGCCGCAGACCGACGCCTGAGCGAGGTGCGGCACTCGATTCCGGATGCCGGTGGCCTTGTCATCGCGACCGACCACTATGCCGCCCGCGCCTACGCGGAGTTGCTCGAAAACATCTCGGGCCAGCCGGTCACCGTTGTGCTCTCGGACGAGAAAGAGGCCAGCGACCGCATCGAAGAGTTCTCGAACTCGACCCGGCGGTGGATGGTGGCGGTTCGCATGGTGTCAGAAGGTGTCGACATTCCCCGCCTCTCCGTGGGCGTCTATGCGACCTCCGCTGCGACCCCGCTCTACTTCGCGCAGGCGATCGGCCGTTTCGTTCGAGCCCGCCGCCGTGGAGAGACGGCCTCGATCTTCTTGCCGAATGTGCCCTCGCTCATGGCGCTGGCCGGCGCCATGGAGCTCGAGCGCGACCATGCCCTCGACCGCCGAGAGACCGGCGACCCCGAGATCGACATGTTCGCGCCCGAAGAAGACATGATGGATGCCGCGAACCGCGAGGAGAAGGCCTCCGACGCGCTGCAGCAGGAGTTCAGCTTCGAAGCGATCTCGTCACACGCCACCTTCGACCGGGTCGTCTACGAGAACTCCGAGTTCGGCGCCGAAGCCATCGTCGGCAGCGACGAAGAGCTCGACTTCATCGGCATCCCCGGGCTGCTCGAACCCGATCAGGTGCGCGAGCTTCTCGCACACCGGCAGCAGCGGCAGGCCAAGCGCAAACACGAGCCCGGCTACGTCGCCCCGGTCGGGGAGACACCGGATGCGGCCCCGGCCGCACCGCTCTATCGCACGCTGAAAGAACAGCGTTCGCTGCTGAACAGCGTGGTGGGCATCTGGTCGAAGATCTCGGGCGAGCCGCACGGGCTCATCCACGCCGAGCTGCGGCGCGTGTGCGGCGGCCCTGCCGTCGCGCAGGCCAGTTTCACGCAATTGCAGGCCAGAATTGCACTAGTACGCAAATGGATGGGAACACACTGA
- a CDS encoding aldo/keto reductase, whose amino-acid sequence MEYRKLGNSGLEVSAITLGCMSYGVADRGNHEWTLDEERSRPFIQKALEAGITTFDTANVYSDGTSEQIVGRALADFASREEVVIATKVHGTMRPGPNGGGLSRVHIMNQIDASLRRLGTDYVDLYQIHRWDDTAPIEETMEALHDVVKAGKARYIGASSMFAWQFAQAQYTADLNGFTRFVSMQDHYNLIQREEEREMHPFCLDQGVGVLPWSPLARGRLTRPWGESTFRDDTDNVSARVYAGTEDSDHAVVDAVGQVASNRGVARAQVALAWVRQQPAVTSPIVGATKPHHLDDAVASLDLTLTSDELDLLEAPYTPHVPTGF is encoded by the coding sequence GTGGAGTATCGGAAACTGGGCAACAGCGGACTCGAGGTCTCGGCCATCACCCTGGGCTGCATGAGTTATGGGGTCGCCGACCGTGGCAACCACGAGTGGACGCTCGACGAAGAGAGGTCGCGCCCGTTCATCCAGAAGGCCCTCGAGGCCGGAATCACCACGTTCGATACCGCCAACGTGTACTCCGACGGCACGAGCGAGCAGATCGTCGGCCGCGCGCTGGCCGACTTCGCCAGCCGCGAAGAGGTCGTCATCGCCACCAAAGTGCACGGCACCATGCGCCCTGGGCCCAACGGCGGCGGCCTGTCACGGGTGCACATCATGAACCAGATCGACGCCTCACTGCGCCGCCTCGGCACCGACTACGTCGACCTCTACCAGATTCACCGCTGGGACGACACGGCGCCTATCGAAGAGACCATGGAGGCGCTGCACGACGTGGTGAAGGCCGGCAAGGCGCGCTACATCGGCGCTTCGTCGATGTTCGCCTGGCAGTTCGCCCAGGCGCAGTACACGGCAGACCTGAACGGCTTCACCCGCTTCGTGTCGATGCAAGACCACTACAACCTGATTCAGCGCGAAGAAGAGCGGGAGATGCATCCGTTCTGCCTCGACCAGGGCGTCGGTGTGCTGCCCTGGAGCCCACTCGCCCGCGGCCGCCTCACCCGGCCCTGGGGAGAGAGCACCTTTCGCGACGACACCGACAACGTCTCGGCGCGCGTGTATGCGGGCACCGAAGACTCCGACCACGCGGTGGTGGATGCCGTCGGCCAGGTCGCCTCGAACCGCGGCGTCGCTCGGGCTCAGGTCGCGCTCGCCTGGGTGCGTCAGCAGCCTGCGGTGACCTCACCCATCGTCGGCGCCACCAAGCCGCACCACCTGGACGACGCCGTGGCCTCCCTCGACCTCACCCTGACGTCAGACGAACTGGATCTCCTCGAGGCCCCCTACACCCCGCACGTACCCACCGGCTTCTGA